CGACTGGTAGAGGTGGACGTCGACACGGAACTGTACGACGAGAGCCACGCACCCGGCGCAATCGGCTTCAACTGGGAGACGGACCTCCAGGACCAGACCACGCGGGACATCCTCGACAAGGACGACTTCGAGGACCTGCTCGGTGCCCACGGCATCAGCGAGGACTCGACGGTTGTGCTCTACGGTGACAACTCCAACTGGTTCGCCGCCTACACATACTGGCAGTTCAAGTACTACGGTCACGACGACGTGAAGCTCCTCGACGGCGGTCGCGAGTACTGGGTCGAGAACGACTACGAACTCACCGACGAAGTGCCCGAGTTCTCCGAAGTCGACTACGAGGCCGCCGGTCCGCGCGAGTCCATCCGCGCCTACCGAGAGGACGTCGAGAACGCCATCGAGCGTGAACTGCCGCTCGTCGACGTTCGCTCGCCCGAAGAGTTCTCCGGCGAAATCCTCGCACCCCCTGGACTCCAGGAGACCGCCCAGCGCGGCGGCCACGTACCCGGTGCCCAGAACATCTCCTGGGCGGCCGTCACCAACGACGACGGCACCTTCAAGGACTACGACGAGCTCGAAGAGCTCTACGCCGAGTACGGCATCGACGGCGACTCCACGACGGTCGCCTACTGCCGCATCGGTGAGCGCTCCTCCGTCGCCTGGTTCGCCCTGCACGAACTGCTGGGCTACGACGACACCATCAACTACGACGGCTCCTGGACCGAATGGGGCAATCTGGTTGGTGCGCCTATCGAGAAGGGCGAGGCTGAGTAAGCGACAGCGTACGAAGCCTCGAATCGAAGCGGCGACCGACGGGAGCCGCGGAGAAGGGCGAGGCCGACGACTGAGCGTAGCGAAGGAATCGGCCTCGTAGCGGAACGGCGACCACCGGGAGCCGTGAAGCAAGGCGAGGCTGAGTAAGCGACAGCGCAAAATCGGAGACCGACTTTCGAATTTTTGTAGCGTTGTTCGGAGCCGGTAGCGTCGCCGAGACGGTGGCGGCCGTTCCGAACGGCTATCTCCCGACGCCGAAATACAGCGGTGTGCCCAACCGTACATTCAAGTCAGATGCGGGTCGTACACCCGAATGTGGACCGAAAGGAACTCGAACGGGAACTCCGCGACGCCTTCGACGCCGACCCCGATATCGTCACGGTCGTGGCCAGACAGGCGCGGGACCTCTCGGAATCGGACCAGTTCGTGACCGACTTCGGGGCGGAGCTGACGGTGGGGGATGTCGTCGACAACCTCGCGGACGCGCCCGAGGACTATCAACTCGCCGAGCGATGGAACTGGTGGCTGGGTGCACTTGACCTCTCACACGGCGGCTACGCGCGGTTCAGCGTGCGACAGGACATCGACAAGACGTCCTGATCTGTCGCTGTCGGTGTCGGTGTTTCTGCGTGGATGAAAAAAACGGCACGACGCCAGTCAGTGTACGCTAAGCCCGTGTGCCTCTCGTGCGTGTTCGAGGAGTTCCTCCGTCGTGTCGAACTCCTCACCGCAACTGCACGTGTGGTACGTCGTCGGGGGTTGCTGGCGTGTCGCCATGACAACTGAACAATGAGCCCCGAGTATAATAATTGTTTATGCTAGCGTGATAACACTGCCCAGCCGACGTGTTATCTTCACACAATACCACAACCGGAAAGACTCCCTTGACAGTTCATAGTCCCTAAGAACCCGGATATCGTCGTGTTCCGGTCCATAGATATTCCGCCTTCCCGGCGGTTGATGGCACGATTCGGTCAGAACCGACGAACGGAAACGGGCGCGACGCTTCCGTCGGTATAATGGATGTGCAGTTTCTCGGCGGGGCGGGTGAGATCGGCCGGAGCGCCGTCCTCATCGACGAGTCGCTGCTGCTGGATTTCGGAATGTTGACCGACTCACCGCCACGGTTTCCGGTGCGGACGCCGTCGCCGGACGCCGTCGTCGTCTCGCACGGCCACCTCGACCACGTCGGGACCATCCCGGCGCTGGTGTCGGGCGACGCGCGGCCGCCGATTCACTGGACGCCGCCGACGTACGAACTGGCGATGACGCTCGCACGGGACACGCTCAAACTCCACGGCGGGACCGTCAACTGTCCGTTCACCGAGACCAACGTCAGACGGGTCACACAGGTGTCAGAGACCCACGGCTACCGCGAGTCGTTCGAGGCCGCCGGCTACGAAGTCACGTTCTACAACGCCGGCCACATCCCGGGGAGCGCACACGTCCTCGTCGACGATGGCGACACCCGACTGCTGTACACGGGTGATTTCCACACCGACGACCAGCGCCTCGTCTCGGGGACGACGGCACGCCCCGACGCGGACGCGATTATCTGTGAGAGCACCTACGCCGATGTCGACCACGAACCCAGGGAGACGGTCGAGGAGCGGTTCGTCGAGAGCGTCGAAACGACGCTCTGGGAAGGCGGGACCGTCGTCGTGCCTGCTTTCGCCATCGGCCGAACCCAGGAGATGCTGCTCATCTGCGAAGCGCACGACATACCCTGTTACGTGGACGGGATGGGCAAACAGGTGACCGAGATGCTCGGGCAGTACCCCGAGTTCGTCCGCGACGCGGACGCGCTCCAGCGGGCGAAATCCCACGCCCGGTTCGTCACTGGGAAGGACGGCCAGCGAAAGCGCATTACCGACCAGAAGGCGGCCATCGTCACCACCAGCGGGATGCTCTCCGGCGGCCCGGCGATGACGTACATCCCCGAAATCCGCGGGAATCCGATGAACAAGATCACCATGACCGGGTATCAGGTCGAGGGGACGCCGGGGCGAGACCTGCTAGAGACGGGGAGCGCCGAGATAGACGGTCGGATTATGCCGGTCAGCGCGCGCGTCGAGCAGTACGACTTTTCGGCACACGCCGACCGCGACGGGTTGTTTGCGTACCTCGACAGCTACCGTGACACGCCGGTACTCGTGAACCACGGCGACCGCTGTGAGGCTTTCGCAGCCACGCTCCGGCAGGACGGCTATGACGCGACAGCGCCCGAGCTAGGCGCGACCGTCGATATCCAGTAGGCGGTTACGCAGGCGACCTCGGCCCCGCTCAGTCATTCTCGTCCGCGTCTCCGGTGGCTCGCTGTTTCAGCCACTCGTCGAGCAGGTCGCGGATTGCGGCGTCCCGGTTGTCGCGGTGGTCGGCGAACGCTTTGTCGTCAATCGCGTCGAGCAACTCCTCGTCCAGTTCGACCTCAATCGATTCGAGGTCCAGAAACGCTTCGTCCATTGATTACGGGGAGTTGGACGGCCAGAGAAATATATCCTCGTCAGACAACCGTCGGTCAGTCGCGTGACAGCGGCCGCGAAGGCGGAGAGTTCCAGAAGGGTGTCAGGAGACCGCCATGCTTTGATTACGACTCGCGTCGTATCCACAGTCAGTGATGGGCTCGCTACAGTCTCTCATCGGCCCCCACCAGCTCGACGCGCTCGGCGCGTGGGCGGTAACGGGAATTCTCGTGGGTGGCGTCGGACGGTTCGCGGCCGGTGGCGAATTCGATTGGGCAGTGCTCACGGCACTCCTCGTGGCTATCGCGGTCACAGTTCCGTTCGCCACGCGGGACCTCGAAACGACGGTGCCCGCGGAGTTGCTCGGACTGGTCGCGGTGCCGGTACTCGTCCGGGCGTTCGGCGGCTTCCCGCAGGTCACGCCGTTCCTCGTGGTCGCCGGGGTCGCGCTGTTGCTGGCCGTCGAGCTCGATGCGGGCACCTCACTGACGATGACGCCGCGGTTCGCGACGGTGTTCGTCGTCATCGTGACGATGGCCGTTGCCGGCGTCTGGGCGGTCGGTATCTACGCGACCGACACGCTACTGGGAACCACGTTTCTCGATGGACAGACAGAGTTGATGTGGGATCTCGTCACTGCGGCGGGTGCCGGTGTCGTCGCCGGCGTCGTGTTCGAACTGTACTTCGAGCGGTCAGCACGCATCGCTCGACTGCGCGTCTCGGACCCGGATCCCCCGGAAGGTGACCAGTCGGAAGCGTCCCTTCCTGGAAACGGCACGCACCACCGCATCGCTGTCCGGACGCTACAGGCGCTCCTCGGTCTGATATCCGCATTCGCACTCGTTCGTGGCAACGTGACGCTGTTCGTCAACAGCGGCGGCCCACTGGCGATAACGTTCCTGCCGGCGCTGTTCCGCCGGGAGTACGGCTACGCGATGGACACCGGCCTCGTCCTGTGGATCACAGTGGCGTCGACGCTGCACGCGGCCGGCGCGTTCGAACTGTACGGAGCGTTTGGCTGGTACGACAGTCTGGCCCACGCCGTCTCGGCATCGCTCGTGGCCGGCGTGGGATACGCGGTCGCACGAGCAGTCGAACGCCACTCCGGGGCGGTTGCTTTCAACAGGAAGTTCCGCGCGACCTTCGTCGTTCTGTTCGTCCTCGCAGTGGGCGTCGGCTGGGAGATCCTGGAATTTGCCAGCGGCGGCATCGCGTCGATTATCGGCGGCGAGGCGGTCCTCGCCCAGTACGGGACGAGCGACATCGTGAACGACCTCGTGTTCAATACGGTCGGCGCACTCGTCGTCGCGGGCTGGAGCACCGCCCACTTCGAGGGTCTCGCGGCCCGACTCACCGGGCGGGTCGGGCGGCTCACAAGCGGTGATTGAGTCCCTGACGTCCTCTGTTCCCGAAAGCGGCTCTACGGTGCAGACGGACCGAAACGTATGGAGCAGGCACATCTCGATTTCGACCGCTACTTCGAGGTCGCAATGGAGACCGACGAGGCACAGGCCGCGGAGATGACTGTCGAGCCGGGTCGGTCCGTCGGCGGCCCGGAAAACTATCACGAGCACAGCGACCAGTGGCTGTTCGTGGTCAGCGGTACCGGCGTCGTCACCATCGACGACGACGCCCACCGGGTCGACGCCAGCGACCTCGTCCGCATCGAGGCCGGCGAACGCCACGGTCTCGAAAACGACGGGGACGAGCCACTGGAGACGGTCAACTTCTACACGCCGCCGCGATAGCCGTCTCAGGACTCGGTGTCGTCGACCGGAGACAGTTCGTAGCAGGTGCCGTCCCGAAGGACGAAGGGCACGTCCGATGCGATAAGCGCGCGGGCTGCCTCACCAGTGATAGTCGCCGCCTCATCCGGCCGGAGAGCCGTGTCGAGCGCCTCAGCCTGCGCGTCGGCGAGCGACAGCGGTTCGAGTGTCACACACCGGGCACTATCCGTCGCCTCGACTGCATACGTGACTTCGGCCGGCTTGTCGCCGTGGACTGCAAGCGAGAACACGTAGTACGAGCCGTTGTGGACGTACACCGAGCTGTTCGGGTCGAAGCCGCCCACGTCGGAGTCGTAGCGATGCTCGCCCGAGTCTATCGCGTCGATGACAGCGCGTCGGTCGCTGTCGGGGAGGTCGTCGACCCGTACCGTCGACTCGTTTCCGGGGTCGTCGACTTCGCTCACGCTGTATTTGTTGATGTAGCCGCCGAATCCGGTCGTTCGCTCCGCGACTGCGTACGTCTCGCCGTCGAACGCGAAACAGCCGAACTCGTGAAACACATGCGCCCACTCGTGGGCTGTCACGTCTGCCGAGGGGTCACGGATGGCTGTTTTGAGTGCATCGGTCGTCTCGGAAAAGACACCGACAGTCGCCGTTTCGGGCACTGCTGCGGCGTCGATCGGTGACAACACTACCGGGGTTGGCGTCGCTGTCGCCGTGGCTTCTTCCGTCGAGGAGTCGTCGCCGAGTCCGGAACAGCCGGTCACGAGCGTACAGGCGATGGTTCCAAGAACGGTCCTGCGGGAGGGCACAGTCGCCGATTTCTGGGCGACCGGTAAATGCTTTCAGCGTCAGGCGACGCCGGCCTCCGCGTCCATCGGGTCCTGAATGTCGCCGACGACCTCTTCGAGCAGGTCCGTGACCGTCACCAGCCCGATGACTTCGCCGTCCTCAAGGACGAATGCGAGTTCCTGACGCTCGGCCTGGAACTGGTCGATAGCGTCGCTGACGGTTGTTTCCGGCGACATCGTCATCGGCGGTGAGGCGACGGCTTCGAGGTCGATGCCGTCCAGCAGACCGCCCGACCCGTCCTGCTCCTCGCGCTCGTCGACGAGCGCGGGGATGTAGACGATGCCGAGGAAGTCTTCGAGCGTCTCGCCGACGAGCGGGTAGCGGGTGTGGGGCGTCTCGGCGATCCGCTCGGCGTTGGTCGCGTCGTCGTCGGTGGGCGACAGCGCAACGATATCCCCCCGCGGAACCATCACCTCGCTGACTTCGCGGTCGCCGACGCGGAACGCGGAGAGAACCTCCTCGCGCCGCTCGTCGGGTACGTCGCCGCGGTCGAGGACGGAGCCGAGTTCGTTGCGTAGTTCGGCGCGGGACTCGATGCTCTCGACCTCGGCTTCGAGCCACGCGCCGGACATCTCGACGCCGAACAGTCCCAGCGTCCACTTGGCGACCCCGTCACCGACCGAAATAATCGGCGAGATTAGCTTGGCGAAGTAGTACAGCGGGGTCGCACCGTACCGGCAGACGAACTTCGCGCGCTCGACGCCGAGATACGTCGGCGTCTGCTCGCCGTGGGTCAGGTGGACGAGGTTGATGAGGAGGAACGCGATAGCGCCGCCGATGCCGACCCCGGCCAGTGCCGATGTCTCGAAGTACGGCTCGAAGATGGCCGCGAGCGCCGGTTCGGCGATGATACCGACGGCGATACTGGAGGCGGTAATGCCGACCTGACAGCTCGTCAGATAGATCTCCAGGTCGTCGGTCATCTCCCAGGCACGCCGGAGGCCGGGTTCGTCGAACTCGGACTCGTCGTACTGTCTGGCCCGCGTCAGTGCGAACTCGATGGCGACGAAAAAGCCGTTGGCGAGAATCAGGGCGATTCCTGCAAGCAGCCTGACCGCGACTTCGACTGGTTGCATGTGCCGGCGGGGTTCACGTTCCGGCGGTGAAAAAGTGGGGATTGTAGTCTCCACTCACGCCGCGGCAGCACTGTCGGCCGTTCTCAGGGGCGTTCGAAGTCGTACTTGACGCCAGTGAGGTCGGTCGAGACCGCCCAGAGCCGCTCGGCGGTCTCCTCGTCACGCGAGGTCTCGTTCGACTGCTGGAATTCTGGCGCGCCGCGCATATCGAACAGCCCGCCGGGACCGACGTACTCGCCGCCGATGACGTCGTCGGCGGTGGCGGCGTACAGCATCGGGAGCGCGCCCTGTTCGGCAGATTGCGCGAAAACGGCGTTGGCGACGCCCATGGCCGCGGTTCGCAGCGTCGACCCCATCTCCCGCGGCCCGCGGAACTGGAGGTCGGTGTCGGCGTAGCCGGGGTGGCAGGCGACGCTTATCACGTCGTCCCAGCCGTGGTTGCCCAGACGACGCTGGAGTTCGTAGGCGAAGAGGAGGTTTGCGAGCTTGCTCTGGCCGTAGGCTGACCACTTCCCGTAGGAGCGCTCGCGCTGGAGGTCGTCGAAGTCGATTTCGCCCATCTCGTGGGCGCCACTCGACTGCGTGACAATCCGGGATTCGCCGTCGGCGGCCCGGAGCAGGTCGAGCAGGTGTCCGGTCAGGGCGAAATGGCCCAGGTGGTTGACGCCGAACTGCGTCTCGAAGCCATCGGCCGTCTCGCTCCGGGGAATCGCCATGACACCGGCGTTGTTACAGAGAATGTCGACGGCGTCGTAGTCGTCCCGGAGGCCGTCGGCGAACGCCGCGACGTTCGACAGGTCGGCCAGGTCACACTCCCGGACGTCGAGCGTCGCGTTCGGAACGGCTTCGCGAATTTCCGTGGCGGCCGATTCACCGCGTTCGACGCTCCGGCAGGCCATCACCACCGTTGCACCCCTGCGAGCGAACGCCTTCGAGCCTTCGAGTCCCAGTCCGCTGTTCGCACCAGTCACGACCACAGTTCGGTCCCTCAGCGGGGGCATATCTTCGATAGTCCAGCCTGTCATTGACGCAGATACGGGCGCGAGACACTGAAACCCATCGCCGGCAAGAGAGTGAGAGTCTTATGCCGTCGCCCCCGTGTTTCCAGTAATGAGCGACGTGCCGGTCACCGTCTACACGCGGGAGGACTGTCATCTCTGTGAAGAGGCCATCGAGACAATCGAGCGGGTCGCCGAGGACGAGGGGGTCGCCATCGAACTGGACCTCATCGACGTCGACGAGGACCCCGACCTCCGCGACGAGTACGGCGAGCGCGTTCCATACGTCTTCGTCGACGGGTCGCCGGCATTCAAGTACCACGTCGTCGAGGGAGAGTTGCGCGAGAAACTGCAGCAGTCGGCGTAACCGCAGGGCATCGGACCCACCAGAGCCGTTCGCTGTCGGGACCGGGTCGGCGCTATTGGGCAAGTACCAGTGCTGTTTATTGTTTCTCGAGGAGAATACGTCGGCGATGCCCTCCAGTATCAGCGAGAGAATCTTTACTGAGCCGTCCGGACGCCCCATTACACTCGTCCACGCTGCCGGTGCACTCATCTTCGCCGGCCTGTATCTCTACGGCTGGGTCGTCGAAGGAACCCCGGCTGCTTGGTTGCTCGCCATGGTAATCGGGACCGGATTAGCCGGCACTGCGGAAGCGCTTCCGAAGAGCCGACACCAAGCGGCCGGTATCCTCCGCTCCGTCGCGATTCTCGTGTTCCTCAGTCTCGTCGTTGCGTCCATCGTTGCACCCGAGTTCATCGTTGGCTGACCGCTGTACTGTGTCGGGAGTGTATCCTCCCCTTTCGCTGGGCCACTTCAGGAGTGTGCGCACAGTCGCCGACGGACGCCGGTGCTACTGACCGCGTTCGACCGCGTGTTTCAGCGCTTCAGCGGCCGCCGCCGGGTCGTCGGCCTGCGTAATTTCGGTGATAACAGCCACACCATCGGCCCCGGCTTCGACGACCTCGGTGGCGTTCTCGGTCGTGATTCCGCCGATACCGACGAAGGGAATGTCCACTGCGTCGGCGATGGCGGCGACGCGGTCGGTGCCGATGGCGTACTCGTCGTCGTCGATGTCGTCTTTCGATCCGGTGGCAAACACCGCGCCGACGCCGAGGTAGTCCGCGCCGGCGGCCGCGGCCGCTTCGGCGTCTGCGACAGTCGAAACGGAGCGGCCGATGAGCGCGTCCTCACCCAGAAGTTCCCGTGCAACGGGAACCGGAAGGTCGTCGTCGCCGAGGTGGACCCCGTCGGCGTCGAGGGCCTGTGCGATGTCCACGCGGTCGTTAACGACGAACGTGACGCCGGCCTCGCGGGTCAGCGCTCGCAGTTCCCGACCGAGTTCGTAGCGTTCGCGCGCGGTTCGGTCCTTCTCGCGGAGCTGGACGACGCCGACGCCGCCGTCAATCGCGTCCGCGACGATGTCGGCGGTTGTCCGGCCCGCCGAGAGCGACGCCTGCGTGACGAGGTACACGTCCCAGTCGACCATAGCGGGTCTCCGGACCGACGGGTCTTGTGTGCTGTGCGTTCGTCAGGACTCCGTTTCGGCTGTCGAACTCGGTGCGTTTGCCTCGTCAGTGCCGGCGTTGTCAGCCGTGAGCGCCCCGTCGCGGACGGCCATTCGGAGGCCGAACTCGGCGATGTTGCCGCCGTGTTCAGCCGTTCTGGAGAGACTATCGAGGGCGCGCGTGAGCCGGTAGTCGGCGTCGCCAGATTCGAACAGCTGTCGGTCGAGGTCGGTTATCCGCTGGCGGACGGCCCGGCGCGTGGCCAGCGTCTGTCGAGCGGTAGCGACGCAGGCGTCACCGATGATGACGCGGACAGCGTCTTCGACGACGGTTCGGACCTCCTGAGCGATACCTTCGAGGGCTGTGACGATGGTCCGCCCTGGCTGGCCGTCGAGCTGGTCGGCGACGGTCCCGATTCGCTCGGCGTGGTCGGCCACGCGTTCGAGTTCGTTGGCGGTCGCCCAGAGGCTGAACAGTTCGGGGCGGGTCAGCCCGAGCGCGTCGATTTCGTCGAGCCGTGCCAGTCCCCGCTCGAAGTAGCGGTCGATCATGGCGTGCAGCCGGTCGGCCTGCTCGTCTCGGTCGGCCCATCGGTCGCTGGTCGTCCCGGTCGTGAGCGCGGCCATCGCATCCCGGTGCATCGACAGGGCGACGAACTGGAGCTGGCGGACCGACTGCCTGACCGACACCTCGCCGGCGTCGAGCAACGTCTGGGCCGTGACTTGTGTCTCGGTTTCCTCGGCGACGGTCACGCCGGTCAGGTTCCGAGTGACACGTTCGATGGCCCGGAGTTGTTCGTCGGTGTAGCCATCAGGGACTTCGAGGACGACTGATTCGACGCCGGCGGCGTAGGCTGCCCGGAGTAACTGTTCTATCTCGGCCGGGTCGTCGGTCCCGGCTTCGAGTTCGACGCGGTTCCGCGCCGTCGTCTGGGACTCGGGGGTCTGAATCACCAGCAGGCCGTCGATGTGTGTGTGGAGGTTCACCGTCGTCCCGGCCGTGCAGTTCTCCGATTCGGCCCACTCTTTCGGCAGTGAAACGGTGTACGTGCCGCCACCGACGGTCTGTATCTTTCGTGTTTCCATGCTTAGTAGATGAGTTCCGAGTCGGTTTCGACCATATACAGCGTGCGTGCGGCGATGTTGACAGCGTGGTCGCCCACGCGTTCGAGGTCCCGCACGGTCAACAAGAGCCGAGAGACGTCGTCAAGGAGTTGTTCGACCGCCCAGCCGTCGTCACTGTCTGCCTCCCGTTCGATGAGGTCCCGTGCGACGGTCTCACTGGCCCGCTGACAGAGCGCATCGAGGGCGTCGTCGTCAGCCGCGATAGCGCGGCATTCCTCGACGTCTTCACGCCGATAGGCATCGATACTGCGCTCAACCATCTCAGTGGCTTCGCGGCCGATCGTGTCGACGTCGACCTCGGGAGCGAGTCGACGGTCGGCAGATTGTGCGTACGCTGCGAGGTTCGTGGCGAGGTCCGCGACGCGTTCGAGGTCAGTGATTATCTTGAACGAGGCGGCGACAAAGCGGAGGTCGGTCGCGACCGGCTGCTGGAGGGCGAAGAGGTCGATACAGTCGGCTTCGAGTGCCAGATACAGGTCGTTTATTTCGTCGTCGCCATCGATGACCGACTGTGCCAGGTCCTCGTCGACGGACCGAAGCGCAGTGAGTGCGGCTTCGAGTCGCTCAACGACGAGGTCTCCCATCTCGACGACGTTCTCCCGGAGTTCGTCCAGTGCTTGCTGGTACGACTCTCGTGACATAGGTCACCCGAACTTGCCGGTGATGTAGTCCTCGACGCGCTGGCTCTCGGGGTTCTCGAAGATCTTGTCCGTGTCGTCGTACTCCACGAGTTCGCCGCCGGTGAGGAACACGGCGGTCTGGTCGGAGATGCGGGCCGCCTGCTGCATGTTGTGGGTGACGATGACGACCGTGTAGTCCTTCGACAGCTCCTCGACGAGGTCCTCGATTTTCGACGTGGCGATTGGGTCGAGCGCCGACGCCGGCTCGTCCATCAGGATGACCTCGGGGTCGACGGCCAGACAGCGGGCGATACAGAGCCGCTGTTGCTGGCCGCCCGAGAGGCCGAGGGCGTTGTCGTCGAGGCGGTCACTGACCTCGTCCCACAGGGC
The genomic region above belongs to Haloarcula hispanica ATCC 33960 and contains:
- a CDS encoding sulfurtransferase, encoding MTDYANDVLVSADWVSEHLDEFQSDDPAHRLVEVDVDTELYDESHAPGAIGFNWETDLQDQTTRDILDKDDFEDLLGAHGISEDSTVVLYGDNSNWFAAYTYWQFKYYGHDDVKLLDGGREYWVENDYELTDEVPEFSEVDYEAAGPRESIRAYREDVENAIERELPLVDVRSPEEFSGEILAPPGLQETAQRGGHVPGAQNISWAAVTNDDGTFKDYDELEELYAEYGIDGDSTTVAYCRIGERSSVAWFALHELLGYDDTINYDGSWTEWGNLVGAPIEKGEAE
- a CDS encoding MBL fold metallo-hydrolase, translated to MDVQFLGGAGEIGRSAVLIDESLLLDFGMLTDSPPRFPVRTPSPDAVVVSHGHLDHVGTIPALVSGDARPPIHWTPPTYELAMTLARDTLKLHGGTVNCPFTETNVRRVTQVSETHGYRESFEAAGYEVTFYNAGHIPGSAHVLVDDGDTRLLYTGDFHTDDQRLVSGTTARPDADAIICESTYADVDHEPRETVEERFVESVETTLWEGGTVVVPAFAIGRTQEMLLICEAHDIPCYVDGMGKQVTEMLGQYPEFVRDADALQRAKSHARFVTGKDGQRKRITDQKAAIVTTSGMLSGGPAMTYIPEIRGNPMNKITMTGYQVEGTPGRDLLETGSAEIDGRIMPVSARVEQYDFSAHADRDGLFAYLDSYRDTPVLVNHGDRCEAFAATLRQDGYDATAPELGATVDIQ
- a CDS encoding ribbon-helix-helix protein, CopG family, yielding MDEAFLDLESIEVELDEELLDAIDDKAFADHRDNRDAAIRDLLDEWLKQRATGDADEND
- a CDS encoding cupin domain-containing protein, which produces MEQAHLDFDRYFEVAMETDEAQAAEMTVEPGRSVGGPENYHEHSDQWLFVVSGTGVVTIDDDAHRVDASDLVRIEAGERHGLENDGDEPLETVNFYTPPR
- a CDS encoding hemolysin family protein yields the protein MQPVEVAVRLLAGIALILANGFFVAIEFALTRARQYDESEFDEPGLRRAWEMTDDLEIYLTSCQVGITASSIAVGIIAEPALAAIFEPYFETSALAGVGIGGAIAFLLINLVHLTHGEQTPTYLGVERAKFVCRYGATPLYYFAKLISPIISVGDGVAKWTLGLFGVEMSGAWLEAEVESIESRAELRNELGSVLDRGDVPDERREEVLSAFRVGDREVSEVMVPRGDIVALSPTDDDATNAERIAETPHTRYPLVGETLEDFLGIVYIPALVDEREEQDGSGGLLDGIDLEAVASPPMTMSPETTVSDAIDQFQAERQELAFVLEDGEVIGLVTVTDLLEEVVGDIQDPMDAEAGVA
- a CDS encoding oxidoreductase, coding for MTGWTIEDMPPLRDRTVVVTGANSGLGLEGSKAFARRGATVVMACRSVERGESAATEIREAVPNATLDVRECDLADLSNVAAFADGLRDDYDAVDILCNNAGVMAIPRSETADGFETQFGVNHLGHFALTGHLLDLLRAADGESRIVTQSSGAHEMGEIDFDDLQRERSYGKWSAYGQSKLANLLFAYELQRRLGNHGWDDVISVACHPGYADTDLQFRGPREMGSTLRTAAMGVANAVFAQSAEQGALPMLYAATADDVIGGEYVGPGGLFDMRGAPEFQQSNETSRDEETAERLWAVSTDLTGVKYDFERP
- a CDS encoding glutaredoxin family protein, which gives rise to MSDVPVTVYTREDCHLCEEAIETIERVAEDEGVAIELDLIDVDEDPDLRDEYGERVPYVFVDGSPAFKYHVVEGELREKLQQSA
- the thiE gene encoding thiamine phosphate synthase codes for the protein MVDWDVYLVTQASLSAGRTTADIVADAIDGGVGVVQLREKDRTARERYELGRELRALTREAGVTFVVNDRVDIAQALDADGVHLGDDDLPVPVARELLGEDALIGRSVSTVADAEAAAAAGADYLGVGAVFATGSKDDIDDDEYAIGTDRVAAIADAVDIPFVGIGGITTENATEVVEAGADGVAVITEITQADDPAAAAEALKHAVERGQ
- a CDS encoding phosphate uptake regulator PhoU, whose amino-acid sequence is METRKIQTVGGGTYTVSLPKEWAESENCTAGTTVNLHTHIDGLLVIQTPESQTTARNRVELEAGTDDPAEIEQLLRAAYAAGVESVVLEVPDGYTDEQLRAIERVTRNLTGVTVAEETETQVTAQTLLDAGEVSVRQSVRQLQFVALSMHRDAMAALTTGTTSDRWADRDEQADRLHAMIDRYFERGLARLDEIDALGLTRPELFSLWATANELERVADHAERIGTVADQLDGQPGRTIVTALEGIAQEVRTVVEDAVRVIIGDACVATARQTLATRRAVRQRITDLDRQLFESGDADYRLTRALDSLSRTAEHGGNIAEFGLRMAVRDGALTADNAGTDEANAPSSTAETES
- the phoU gene encoding phosphate signaling complex protein PhoU yields the protein MSRESYQQALDELRENVVEMGDLVVERLEAALTALRSVDEDLAQSVIDGDDEINDLYLALEADCIDLFALQQPVATDLRFVAASFKIITDLERVADLATNLAAYAQSADRRLAPEVDVDTIGREATEMVERSIDAYRREDVEECRAIAADDDALDALCQRASETVARDLIEREADSDDGWAVEQLLDDVSRLLLTVRDLERVGDHAVNIAARTLYMVETDSELIY